The segment tgatcaattgcttgaaggaatgcttgaatgcttgaatgcttgagtatagtttccacgcttgtacacatatgtccttcttcttacccaaatgggagaggaaaatgtagtttatatacttgccaattagggttaaaagactgattttcccaaccttaggccgaccaggaaagataatttccaatttgcaaacataaagacccgaagtccaaaagagaccgggcccaaaataggacccagggaccagggcggtgccctggtcctgaaggaccagggcgctgggcgctctagtcccacctcccgggacagcagggtgcaaaggaggttcaggccagggtgcttgaaaatgcagtttttggtgtcgtggacaagtttcggggtctccattcaggttccgtgttgcatcgccatcgtgaagaccgaaatgcagtcgaaattgcaagtgtcgcaattttaggacgctacatcaaGAAATTTGGATTGATTCGATTGAATAAATGGCTCTCAAAATTCTGAACCCTGCCCTAAAACACCATGAATGTTGAATTGTGATCCTAAAAAACATTAGATGGAGCTATTATAACTTGTTAGATTTTGGCTAGGTGAGTGAGCTTTTTCATCACAAGAAATTTgttgtttttaaaaatttaattagtTCTTTCAATATTTGGTAGATTATATAAGTGTGTGATGATGATGTCTCTACCTATCTTTATGTAGTATGAAGTGTAACAATTCATTACCTTGAGGTTCAAAAGCATGCTTCTTTAGAAGTAATTGAAGTTTTTTGAATTGTATATTATTCATAGAGACAAATGAATTTATATTAGATGTTTTGTCAAATATTTTGAATATACTTGTGTATgaatgcatacatacacatacaaattcACGTAGTCCAAATTTGGTACCATTAAAATATAGATATGTCTCATTCCACATACTTTTTGATCAATATGTCACATATCGTGTCCTCTAATGATTAGGTCATTAGACAAACCATTGAAGCTAAGTCATAGTACATATAACTAGAACAAACAATTTTGATCTTCGTGAATAATTAGCTAGAATTGTTAGTTATGCATAAGAGATGGATTTATTTTAGTGAACATATGTGCATAGATATAAAGTCACCTAGCCCAAATTAGacaacaataaaatacaaacatgTCTCATTACAAAATCACCTTGGCTTCAATCTCATTAATATGTCACATTCCACTTCTTTGATAAGACGACTATATTAATATTGATCTTTTATAGAACATATTGATCATATTTATGTATGGTAACGTTGTTATACTACACTTGTAGTTATCTTTTGAATGTCTTGATCAATCTTTTTGATACACATAAATACTTTTATTGACCACCActacataaaataaaatttaaaaataaataaatgtacaatACTTGCTGAGTAGAACTATGCTTGTAATGAtgtattttcaattttcaattataAAACAGAGCTTTCATTTGGATAACAGATGCCAGAGTGATATGATGATATTGACCATAATAGCCGAACGATGTTTACTTTTTGTTTCTTATGTAACCTCTTCTGCTCACGAACCTCTAATTAAAAGCAACATGTGAGACAAGGCTCTATTTCAAACAAACACTTGAAACAAAATCTTATATTGGAAATGGCGATTCAACTCACCTCTGTTTAAATTTCTTCCTGTCATTGAAGACTTGTTTACATTCAATATTTCTTTAGATTATCCTTCTCTGCGCCTTAATATCTTTAACCTTTATCCAATTGGAGgtgcctttcttttcttttccatttCATTGGGTCAGAAGGAAGTGATGAAGGAAGATCCAGAAAACTAGAGAGAAAAAACAACATCTGCAATGTGTGGCATGTGGAGAACAAGGAGCAGTGTGCTTATCTTGCTGTTTGTTGCATTAATTTCACTCACTTGTGTCATTCTATTCTATACAGCCAGCCCAAATCAGCTGATTAAATGGCTTCCTGCGAAAAGCCTCTCTTTGGGAAATTCATGGGCCAGGGGTATCAAACTGGTATGCAAATTCTCAGTGCAATTATTGAGTTTTCTTGAAGGGAGGGTTTTCTTGTTGGGAACCTTTCAAATTggaatttttattcaattttttatttttatgaaggATTTTATCATTCACAAGTTTGTTTTATCATCCGATGTGATTTTGAGGAAGATTTTATATCATTCATAAATTAGTTTTGCTATTTGATATGATTTTGACAAAAGATTTTATATCATTCGTTAATTCATTTTGCTATCTGATGTGGTTATATAAATTGCTATACATTTATGAGTCATTTATGAGTGATGAAGGTGTTGTGAATGGGGTTGTGTGCATTTTATGTATTACATAACATCCATTTATGACTCTGTTGAGAGGAAATTCAACTCTACAATTGAATTAAATCAGTTGAAGTCATTGTTGAGTCACATTTTTGGCTGCCATTTATGTGACTGTTGAGAGGAAATTCAATATGCTATTGAATTGATTCAGTTGAAAGTCGTTGTATGAAACATTTTTAGAGCTGTGGGTTTTCAATATTTTACATTATAAGTGGGTAAAAATGATTTGGACTCTCTACTAGTTGATTTGGTTTAGGCCAAGAAAGGGGTGTTTAAGATATTCTCCTGTTCAAATTTTGGCTCAACTGAAATTGAAAATGGTGTTAAGTTTTCTGTGTTGTCATTGAGCTGTTCTTTCAATAATGTTGTAGGGTTTTCCATAAGTGTCCAAAAATCTATTTATTTTCTTCATGCAAAGTTTCTTTAGTTATGACCCAATCAGTATTCGGAAAGTCTCTGAGTTTTACCTCTTTTTTAAAGAAATGCTGGCACCTAATGATTTTCTGTGATCTGATTTTTACTGTTATCAGTTCCACTCCCTGCCTCTCCAAATAAAACACTTCTAAACTTTCAAAGATCATGATAGAAACAAATTGTTAAACTTTATGTAAAATATGTTGatagatatcaaattttaaaaataaaaccaAACTCAAGATAAAGATCATGTATACACAAatctcataaaaataaaaataaaaataaaaatctgtatttttttattttaaacgcTGAAAGCAAAATATATTTCCATCAAAATTGCGGTTTGTTTTTCTTATATGAATAAAAAAACCCATTTTCCTTATAGAGTTACGCCTATCGACATAATAAATATTGAAGGAGGATTTTCTTTATTCCAATTTTTTTAAAGTTCCAGTTTAGAAACAGTCATACAATGTGCAGTCATTTTCAAGCCCAACTGAGACTTGTTCCATGGGGTCTTAAGCTTTCTTCAATTCTGTTTGCAAAGACAGACATTATTGTGACATTTGGTACAGACTCTGAAATACAAATCATTGTCTGTGTTATGCAGATGAAAGAATATCCAGAGCTGGACTCAATTTTGCAGAAGGCTGACATGGGTAATAAGACCGTGATAATAACCACATTAAATTATGCATGGGCAACACCAGATTCCATGATAGATCTTTTCTTGGAGAGCTTTCACACTGGGGAAGGAACTAGCAGGTTCTTGAATAATCTGGTTATAGTTTCTTTGGATCAGAAGGCTTATAATAGGTGCACATCCATCCATTCTCACTGCTTCATTCTCAAGACTAAGGGTATTGACTTTTCCGGGGAGAAGCGTTTTATGACTGATGATTACTTGAAGATGATGTGGAGAAGAATTGAATTCCTGAGAGCTGTGCTTGAAATGGGATATAGCTTCATTTTCACGGTATGCTGGCTCCTATCTCCTTTTCCTCTTCTCTTATTCTCATTTATCTTTGATGAAGATTAATGCAGGATTTGGACATTAAAGGAAACAAAAAGGTGGACTGTTTAATACTATGCATACACCCATCCACAGCTGAGCTGAGTTGGTAAGAGATTCAAAACAAAGAGTGAAGGTTATGGATTTAAACAAAAAGGAAGGTGATGGGTTTACTTTGTGATCATTCCTTTTTGTTACAATGGTGTTCTACTGCTACAAACAgagaatttttaaaaaattggtaTTCAAAAGATTATTTCTTAAATCAACTGTGTATGTTTTTAATACAACATTGGGGTAACACTCAATGATCCATTTCTTCTAAAACTAGAATCCATTACCACATAAAGCTaatctttttaaaattaaaaaattctttaacatttcaaatcacactcaTTTATAAGGATTAATGCTTCAGTTTCATGGTATGCTGTCCCCTATCTCCTTTCTCTCTTCTCTTATTCTCATTTCTCTTTGATGACGATTAATGCCACTGTACTTTCAGAAGTAAATATAAACTATTATAAGAATTTGGGCATTAATGGGAACCAAAAAGTGGACTGTTTAATGCCATGCACATTGCATACATCCATCCACAGTTGAGCTGATAAGAGATTCAAAACAAAAAAGGGAAGTTGGATTTTCTAAAATTAAACTCCACTATTATATGAGAAGCATCTTTTTAAACAAAATAACTTCTTACAACATTTTATGTcagattttttaaaaattaaacccCACTATTACATCAGGGTAATCTTCTTAATACCCCAATCGCCTATAAAAATATTACAACATTTTAAATCACACTCTCCGATAAATTAAACCCCACTATTACATTAGGGTAATCTTCTTAATACCCCCAATCGCCTATAAAAGTGATAAATAATCATGACTGGCTGTTAGAACAACATACCATTTAAGAATGGCCGTTTCTTACAAGTGTTTGAACAGCATAACATTTAATAATAGTCCTTTCTTACAACTGTTCAACAGCATAATATTTAAGAAGCCGTTTCTTACAACTCCTCAACAGAATTAAATTTGAGAATAGCCGTTTCTTACAActgatttttgtttttcaattattGCATTTGTGTTTTTCAATGTAATATCATTTGTGAAATTCAGTCTTCACTTCCGAATAGCCGTTTCTTACAACTGATATTTGAAATTGCTACCAATATGGATCATTGTGTGTACAGGATGCAGATATAATGTGGTTCAGAAACCCATTCGACCATTTGGCAACAGATGCAGATTTTCAAATAGCTTGTGACCGTTATAATGGCAACCCTACAGATTTGAATAACGCTGTAAATGGAGGATTCAACTATGTAAAATCCAATGATCGGACAATACAATTCTATAGATATTGGTACTCCTCACACAAGTTATATCCAGGAAAGCACGACCAAGATGTGCTAAATTATATTAAGCATAATGAGGAGATCAGGAAAATGGGTTTGTCAATGAGATTCTTGGATACAAGTTATTTTGGTGGGTTTTGTGAACCACGCAAGGATTTTACCAAGATTTGCACCATGCATGCCAATTGTTGTGTTGGATTAAAAACCAAGCTTCATGATTTAAGGCTAATgctcacagattggaaaaattttcAGTCTCTAGCTATTCAAGACAGGTTGTTGCAAGAACCATTATGGAGAACTCCAATGCAATGTAAGATCTAAGTTGTAATGCAAAGAGTGAAATCACTTCCATAAAGATAGAAATGAACATTTTGGGAAGGTGTTGTATTTCATAATTGGAAAATATTTTTTCTACTAGAGATTTATTTGATAAATGGATTAATAGTGGGTGTTATGTTTGGTAGTTGTACAGTCTGAGTTGGTCTGTACAGTctgaacttgtgctcttgaaagagaggtcataaGTCCAAATCCCACTAGAGGCAAGGTATGTACGCCTCGTTTGTAGTGGGCACATCAATGTACGCCTCGTTTGTAGTGGGCACAtcatcaatttttttcatttgaagagaataaatttaatgtatttggttaattaattattatttatgattaaataaatttttatgtaACAtactttatattataatattaaacaTCATGTATTCATAGTTGCTAAACAAATCTTTTCTTAAGTTAACTAGTTTAACCAATCAATAGAGAGAACTGAAAATCTTGAACAAAAATCTTATagtttatttgtaatttttattttaaatgattttactAAGATTTGAATAATAATGTTAGGGTTTTCAATAAATCATATCTAATTATCTTTCAtatacttaattattattatatattatattttaaattaacataatataaattattaaatatgtttttgaaatattatttatattagaaCACAATatctttatatttattattatgttatatttttaatgtttgtgggATAATGTTGACTTTCTCACACActttaactatatatttatatttactatgttatatttttaatgtttgttGGGTAATATTGACCAAAAGTACTTCAAACTTAGCTTCAATTCGTAAATATTTCAAAAGAACAAGTATCTTTCAATTGAAAGAAGATCAAATATTCAAATATCCATTTTACAAACTCCAAAAGTCAATAGAAAATAAGTATGTTCAAATACACATAAATCAATGATCTTAACACCATTCAAACCACACAACATAGATCAATTTTGGTCATTAGATGAACCTCATGATAATTGAGATCAAACTCATGGAGCTTGAGATCACATAATTCTCTTTATCAATATTTAGAGTTTGAAACATTCATCAAACTAAAATAATGTATCTTTGAACAATGACAAAATATTCCAATCAACACCTACATCATCTATCCATCATCGATTCTAGAACTAAGTACACCTATCCATATCTATACAACAATTTTAAAAAAAGACAATTGAATTTTTCTTATAAAAGTTAAACATAAATATATCTTCTCACACATCTTACACAACTCATCATATCTAACCACCTTTCACCTACTTTTAATATAGAATATAAATTTTACTTAAATTACAAAATTATAGTTTGTATATAAATGTGTTTACCGAATGAGCTTTATCCACAAGCTATTGTTAAAACAAAAGCAAACAATATATATACTTATCTTTACCTCTCTATCCCTCTATCATAgtgtcatctctctctctctctctctctctctctctctctctctctctctctctctctctctctacctttatctctcctacctcttcctctctatcagtCAATCTCCTTATCTCTATCTTTCTATTTTTATCCCTTCCTCTACCTATCTCCATCTCTTTATCTATTTCTCTCCATCTtactctccccctctatcttcatctctacttttatctactcCAAACTAACCACACTAATGGCAGGAACTTGACATTTTGTGTCTCTTGTTTTAAAGAAAGATCACAAAACAAATAGCCAAAGAATATAAACAAAACATTAAAAATGTGGGCAACATGTGATCATGACCTAAAGTTAGACTGAAAAATCTTATGAGTAAAAAAAAACATGTGGTTCCTATTGTGACGTTTTCActcatcaccccattgcaaatggggacccccacttttctcTTTTGCTTAGCTATCTTAGTTAGGTCGTCTTAGCTTGGCAGTAATCTTGTAGTCTTTAACTTTTCCTCTTGAGAAGAGATTGGTTGTGTGAATGTCAATATCGTCAAGGTTGCAAAGTTGTTGTAAGTGCAAGGTTAAGTTCTACACTTTGAGTCTTGCTCTAGAATGTTGAAAAATGAACACTAAAATTGTCAAaatgcaaaatgttgtcaaaaatgtcaaagtTGTCAAGTTTTGAAAATGTTGCCAAGAAAGATTTGAAAATGTTGCATTTCATGGAAAAATGTTGTATGGGGTTGAATTGCCACTACAAAATGTTGCATACCCCTTTGAATCTTCCATTGAAAGTTGAtcttgagaattttgcatttggtgAAAGAGTTTGAGTTCAACCAACAAATTGTTGTTTACCCCCATGAATTTGCCAATAGGTTGAAACATGATTTTTGCAATTCAAAAGAGTTAGATTTAATTAGAAGGATTGGATTCAAGATTGTTGAATGAATGTTGCAAGGCTTACAAAATGTTAcatttttgtctaagtgttgagcaACTTAGAAATTTCCAAGAAAAATGTTGACAAAATCTTGTGAAATTTGCCCAAAATTATAAGTCACTCTCCTAAACCTACCAATGGCTAGATGTGAAATTGTAAGACAACCCTCCAAGTCTGCCAATCTTGGTGGAGAAAAAATGTGGCTCATACCCTTGATCCCACCATTGAAAAGGTGGAATGTGTTTGGACTTGGTAAGATGTTGATGAAGTTTGCCATTTTGTTGATTGGAAAACTtgtaaaaaaatttgaaatctgATTATAATAGTTGAAAGAATGTTAAACATCACTTTAGGTGCGCCAATGGTTTGATTAAAAACATGTTGTATAAGGCTCAAAGTACACCACAAAATTGCAAGTTTTTGCTTCCAAGTCTGTCAATGTAGAAGGCCTTTCAATTTTTACCATATAATGTAGGAGTCAAATTGTTATTGAAGAGCCTAAGTCTACCAAGCATTTTTCCTACAAACTTCACACTAAGTAAAAAAATTGTCAGACTTCTTCCTATGTCCGTCATTGGAGAATGCAAAACTTCATCAATGTTTGCCATTCATGAAGGAAATTTGCAAAAGTGATATCAAAGTTTGTCATTCAAGTGTGAAGAATGCAAAACTGATTTCAAGTCTACCAAACAAATTGTAAAACCTACCTCTAAGTCTGCCACAAAAGATTGTAAAACTTGCCTAAAGTCTGCCACTTTGGTGAGTAAAAATGCTAAACTTGGTTAAATTCCACCATTCAatgtgaaaaatgtcaaactttatCAAACTTCGTCATTCAACTTGTAAATATTGTGGAACAAGCCCTAAGTCCACCAATGAATTGTTGAAAGACCTCCTAACTCCACTAATGAGTGCAAATTGGACAACAAACATGgaaattcaaaataaataaataaattgtataaGTCAGAGTAGAATAAATATCAATGTGAGTTGGATGTGTGGAATTCTAAggtgaactctctctctctctctctctctctatatatatatatatatatatatcactcaaTTGCAGTTTAAGGACAAGGTAATAGACCTGATACTAAATACAAAATCAATTCAAACAAGGAAATAAGATAGCAACCTGAGTAGGCAATTAGTCAAATACTTACATGTGCAAGCCGACCTAATTGTGTTTGAGGTGAATTCAGAGGTAAGGGAGCATAGAAAACTAAGATCAAATTTTACTAAGATCAAATTTTTTCATCTAAGTGACAACAATTCAAAATTTCCAAGACAAATAGggaagagcaaaagtagataggcGAATTTGTAAAAATCAAAAGTTGATCAGATGTAGAACTAAAGAGCAAAAATGAGGAAAAAATTCAATTCAAATGAGAGTGCAAGTTTAAGTGCAGAAAATTAGACTCGAAAGAAGATCAGATTTCGAAGGAGTCAATCAGATTTGAAATCATATATTTCTACACCTAAAAGTTCATTTCATGAATTCCTAAGGCATCATTTCAAGATTTTAAAGGGTTTCTAATTTTGTGAATGTTCTTGCATTTTCCTTACTTAGGTTTTCTTTTACAATCTTGATTTAAAGTGTTTTCTTTGCCTTTTCAGATGATATATAATGGATGCAAGAGAAGATGCATGAAGGGAGGACGCTTTAATATAATTCAAGACTCAACAACAACAATGGATCTCGTGGAATGATCAAGAATGAATTTCACAACTAGAGGCTTTCAAGACAATAAAGCATCCAAGTTCCAGACATTCAAGTTGATGGTGAATCAACAATTTGAAGATCATTACACTGCAAAGAACATTTGAAGATATTCAAGATTGCACAATGATAAAAGATATTTTgtaacaatcttgaatttccttcaaaAATCCAAGATCCCAAGTTCAACACGAGGATTCACATCAAGGAAATAAAGGAGTTCAATCACATCGAAGACATATTCCATATTTCAAGAGGACATCAAGATTAACAAGGTCAGAGGATGGAACTCAACAAtgcatcacaagaaggaaaattctcaaatatgaaaatgaaataaacaaatgtGATCAAGCagataatttcagaagagttaatcaagattagaaaacttgatcaagatgatgcaatttgggaatatgatcaTCATTGTATCAGTCAGGCaactagataatgttgagtatcaagatatATTTTTCAACTACAA is part of the Cryptomeria japonica chromosome 10, Sugi_1.0, whole genome shotgun sequence genome and harbors:
- the LOC131077780 gene encoding uncharacterized protein At4g15970, whose translation is MCGMWRTRSSVLILLFVALISLTCVILFYTASPNQLIKWLPAKSLSLGNSWARGIKLMKEYPELDSILQKADMGNKTVIITTLNYAWATPDSMIDLFLESFHTGEGTSRFLNNLVIVSLDQKAYNRCTSIHSHCFILKTKGIDFSGEKRFMTDDYLKMMWRRIEFLRAVLEMGYSFIFTDADIMWFRNPFDHLATDADFQIACDRYNGNPTDLNNAVNGGFNYVKSNDRTIQFYRYWYSSHKLYPGKHDQDVLNYIKHNEEIRKMGLSMRFLDTSYFGGFCEPRKDFTKICTMHANCCVGLKTKLHDLRLMLTDWKNFQSLAIQDRLLQEPLWRTPMQCKI